In Planococcus sp. MB-3u-03, the DNA window AAAGGAGGCCACTTTCATGAGCGATATCGAATGGGGGCTGTTATTTGATCCTGAACTTGCGATCAATTCCCTGCCCTATGTGCTCGAGGGCATTTGGTTAACGCTGTTGATTTCAATGGGCAGCATGCTGGGCGGACTGGTCATCGGCTTTTTCCTGGCGCTCGCCAGGACATCAAAACAGCCGCTGCTCCATCTGCCGGCGCGCCTTTATATTTCCTTTATGCGCGGTGTGCCGATTCTCGTCATCTTGTTTTTGCTGTATTTCGCACTCCCTGTCATCGGCCTTGAATTCACCGCCTTGCAAGCAGCGCTCATCGGCTTCACGATCAATAGCGCCGCCTATATCGCGGAAGTGTTCCGGTCGGCTCTTGCCTCTGTCGACAAAGGCCAATGGGAATCATCCACTGCACTCGGCCTCAGCTATTGGCAGACCATGCGCCGGATCATCCTGCCGCAATCGGTGCGCATTGCGGTGCCACCTTTATCGAATGTCTATTTGGACCTGATCAAAGCATCATCGCTCGCGGCCATGATCACGGTGCCTGAGATTTTCCAAAAAGCGCGAATTGTCGGCGCACGGGAATACGACCTGTTGACGTTGCTCATCCTGGTCGCACTCATCTACTGGGCCATCTGCACAGTCATGACCGTGCTGCAGAACTATCTGGAAAAACGCTACGCTGAATACCTATAAACCTAAAACCGCACCGGAACTTTATCCGGTGCGGTTTTCAGAGTGTTGAAGAAGTCTATTAATCCATTACGAATTAGAATGAAGTGTTTTTTTCTACATTCAAAAATCAATGATCTTTCTAAGTATTTGGAGAAGCGTTCGCTCGTAACCCCTTCTGCTCAATAATGCTGCGCATTACTTTCGCAAAGATAAGGTCTCCCGTAGGTCGACCTTATCTTTCCAGTGGATCAGCGAGACGACTGAGACCCCGCAAGGAATGAATGAGCGAAGTTTAGCTGAGCACATTCATTTGCGACGCATCTGCCACGCAGATGTGAGAGCACAAGGGTTTCAAAGCGACTGAGGAGGCTCGATTCCCGCCCCACGGAAAGCGAGCGATAAGCTTCGGAAAATACGGTTTCCTGAGTTTCTTGACAGCCTGAAAACCGCACCGGAACTTTATCCGGTGCGGTTTTTTTATTCGAATGCCTCGTCTTCCATATACATGACTTCCCATAAATGGCCGTCCGGGTCGTGAAAACTCCAAGAATACATAAACTTATTGTCCATCGGCTCGTTTGCGGAACTGCCGCCGGCTGCCATCGCTTTTTCCACCCATTCATCAACGGCCTCCCGGCTAGACGCCGATAAGGCAATGATCGCCTCTGCACATTTGGATGTGTCGGCAATGTCTTTATGGGTGAAGCTTTTGAAGAAGTCTTCCACCAGCAGCATGGCGTACATATTGTGGCCGATGATCATGCAGGTGGCGTTATTGTCCGTCATCCGCTCATCGAAATCAAAGCCCATCTCGCCAAAAAACTTCATCGATCTCTCCAAATCCTTAACCGGCAAATTAACGAAAATCTGGTTCGCTTGAATGGCCATGTCTCCGCTTCCCTTCTTTTTCGTTTATCGTTCACTCTCCTATTCGTGGAATGAACTGAAAATCCTGCCTATCATTTCAGTTTCTTCAACCCTCTTGCATAAAATCCTGCCATCTCTTGTTCGGGGACGAGCGCCCCTCCTGTCAGCCAAACGATATGTGTCGCTTTTTCCGGATCGATGCCATGGTCTTCAGTATAGTTTGTCGCTGCCATCATGAACGGCCCGGCAAACCCGGCTGCTGCGGAAGGTTCGATTTTGATTTCTTCGCTATCCTTCAGCATGGCGAGCAGCGGAAACAACTCTTCATCTTCGACCGTCGCAATCCCTGAAATCAATTGCTCAGAACTTGTCGACGCGAAGCTCGATGCCCTGCCGACTGCGAGCCCGTCCGCTTCTGTCCTGTTGTCGATACCAATGTCCTGGACGCAGATGCCGCTCTTCAAGCCCGTCATGAGACCGAGCAAGACAGCCGGCGAATGCGTCGGTTCGATGAACACCGGGTGGACGTGATCACCGAACATGTGGCGCAGCCCGAATGCGATCCCTCCTGGTGCACCGCCGACACCGCATGGCAAGTAGACGAATAGCGGATGCTCTTTGTCTACCGGAATATCCCTTTGTTCCAGTTGATGTTTCAAACGAAGTGCCGCCACGCTATAGCCGAGAAACAATTCGCGTGATTTCTCGTCATCGACAAAATAACCGTTCGGCAGATGAAGCGTCTCTTCGCGACCTGCCGTGACCGCTTCACTGAAGTCGCCGCTGAATTCGACGACGCGGACGCCTTTTTTCCGAAGCAATTCTTTTTTCCACCCTTTGGCATCGGCTGACATATAGACGGAGACCTTGAAGCCGAGCTCGGCACTGATGATGCCGATGCTAAGCCCCAAATTACCGGTCGAGCCGACGCCGACAGGATAGCTTCCGAAGAATTTTTTTGCTTGTTCCGTT includes these proteins:
- a CDS encoding amino acid ABC transporter permease, producing the protein MSDIEWGLLFDPELAINSLPYVLEGIWLTLLISMGSMLGGLVIGFFLALARTSKQPLLHLPARLYISFMRGVPILVILFLLYFALPVIGLEFTALQAALIGFTINSAAYIAEVFRSALASVDKGQWESSTALGLSYWQTMRRIILPQSVRIAVPPLSNVYLDLIKASSLAAMITVPEIFQKARIVGAREYDLLTLLILVALIYWAICTVMTVLQNYLEKRYAEYL
- a CDS encoding VOC family protein; the encoded protein is MAIQANQIFVNLPVKDLERSMKFFGEMGFDFDERMTDNNATCMIIGHNMYAMLLVEDFFKSFTHKDIADTSKCAEAIIALSASSREAVDEWVEKAMAAGGSSANEPMDNKFMYSWSFHDPDGHLWEVMYMEDEAFE
- a CDS encoding D-serine ammonia-lyase, with amino-acid sequence MGLTKQEIHKWTDEHPLMADLLDLKPVVWLNPKRREMDQVQGLPVTIDDLEEAEQLWMRFAPYLVKVFPETVKTGGIIESELREAEHMHTQLESYYGQQLPGKLYVKCDNELPVAGSVKARGGFFEVLCYAENLALKEGLITHEDSYEWFATEQAKKFFGSYPVGVGSTGNLGLSIGIISAELGFKVSVYMSADAKGWKKELLRKKGVRVVEFSGDFSEAVTAGREETLHLPNGYFVDDEKSRELFLGYSVAALRLKHQLEQRDIPVDKEHPLFVYLPCGVGGAPGGIAFGLRHMFGDHVHPVFIEPTHSPAVLLGLMTGLKSGICVQDIGIDNRTEADGLAVGRASSFASTSSEQLISGIATVEDEELFPLLAMLKDSEEIKIEPSAAAGFAGPFMMAATNYTEDHGIDPEKATHIVWLTGGALVPEQEMAGFYARGLKKLK